Proteins found in one Lutimonas zeaxanthinifaciens genomic segment:
- the fahA gene encoding fumarylacetoacetase, which yields MKITANNPKRKSWLPVEKDSDFPIQNIPFGVFLTKDDITTIGTRIGNSAIDLAAFQQLGYFEGIPLTDDIFMQDSLNDFIADGRTTWRLVRNRIAEVFDKENNKLKNNKKHCDEIIFDIDEVEMLLPVDIGDYTDFYSSKDHATNVGTMFRDPENALLPNWLHIPVGYHGRASSIVVSGTKIRRPLGQTLPQGAKEPVFGPCKLLDFEVEMGFITTAANDLGKPVPVAEARNHIFGMVLLNDWSARDIQKWEYVPLGPFLAKNFASTISPWVVTLDALEPYRSKGPEQDPKPLPYLEEEGLNSYDIKLLTSIKPKKQKETLVSATNFNNLYWSIAQQLAHQTVNGCNVRAGDLYGSGTISGKEKSSYGSMLELTWKGTEPLKMSDGTERKFILDGDTVIMRGHCDNGEVRIGFGECIGKIKKARSLEDI from the coding sequence ATGAAAATAACTGCTAATAATCCGAAACGAAAAAGCTGGCTACCTGTTGAAAAGGATTCAGATTTTCCTATTCAAAACATTCCTTTTGGCGTTTTTCTCACCAAGGATGATATCACCACCATTGGAACCAGAATAGGCAATTCTGCAATAGATCTGGCCGCATTTCAACAATTGGGATACTTTGAAGGAATTCCGTTAACAGATGATATTTTTATGCAGGACTCCTTAAATGATTTTATTGCTGATGGCAGAACGACCTGGAGACTTGTTCGAAACAGAATTGCCGAAGTCTTTGATAAAGAAAACAATAAGTTAAAAAATAATAAGAAACACTGTGATGAAATCATTTTTGACATTGATGAAGTGGAAATGCTTTTACCGGTTGATATTGGTGATTACACAGATTTTTATTCAAGTAAGGATCACGCTACGAACGTGGGTACTATGTTCAGAGACCCCGAAAATGCATTGCTCCCAAATTGGCTGCACATTCCTGTGGGCTATCATGGAAGGGCCTCGTCCATTGTGGTATCCGGAACAAAGATCAGAAGGCCTTTAGGTCAGACCCTTCCACAAGGTGCCAAGGAACCTGTTTTTGGCCCATGTAAATTACTTGATTTCGAGGTTGAAATGGGATTTATTACCACAGCTGCAAACGACCTTGGAAAACCGGTGCCGGTCGCAGAAGCAAGAAATCATATTTTTGGTATGGTTCTGCTTAATGACTGGTCAGCAAGAGATATTCAAAAATGGGAATATGTCCCTCTGGGCCCCTTTCTCGCAAAGAATTTCGCTTCAACAATCTCTCCTTGGGTTGTTACTTTGGATGCCCTGGAACCTTATAGGTCAAAGGGGCCTGAACAAGACCCAAAACCCTTGCCCTATCTTGAGGAAGAAGGGCTGAACAGTTATGATATTAAGTTGCTCACTTCGATTAAACCCAAAAAACAAAAAGAGACTTTGGTCAGCGCGACAAATTTCAATAACCTCTATTGGAGTATTGCTCAGCAATTGGCGCATCAAACAGTTAACGGCTGTAATGTCAGAGCAGGTGATCTGTACGGAAGCGGCACTATATCCGGTAAAGAAAAAAGTAGTTACGGGTCTATGCTCGAATTAACCTGGAAAGGAACTGAACCTCTTAAAATGTCAGATGGAACCGAAAGAAAGTTTATTCTTGACGGAGACACGGTTATCATGCGAGGACATTGCGATAATGGAGAGGTAAGAATCGGTTTTGGTGAATGCATCGGAAAAATTAAAAAGGCTCGAAGCTTGGAAGACATCTAA
- the ytxJ gene encoding bacillithiol system redox-active protein YtxJ: MKFNIFNSRGNSENYGEDFRKPLLDLEQWEEIMILSKKRNVYIFKHSSRCGVSSMVKKRFENQLIEKGLGFYYLHIQTHRCLSNWLAEELNIRHESPQLIVINSEKVIAHGSHYDILEIVPNLEKTA; this comes from the coding sequence ATGAAATTTAATATTTTTAATTCTAGAGGGAACTCAGAAAATTACGGAGAAGACTTTCGGAAACCATTATTGGATTTGGAACAATGGGAGGAAATCATGATTTTGTCAAAAAAAAGGAACGTTTATATTTTTAAGCATAGCAGCAGATGCGGAGTAAGCTCCATGGTAAAGAAAAGATTTGAAAATCAATTGATTGAAAAGGGGCTTGGTTTTTATTATCTCCATATTCAAACGCACCGATGCTTGTCAAACTGGCTTGCTGAAGAACTTAATATTAGGCATGAATCTCCACAGCTTATCGTGATAAACTCTGAAAAAGTAATTGCTCACGGGTCTCATTACGATATCTTGGAAATCGTTCCGAACCTTGAAAAAACAGCTTAG
- a CDS encoding CBS domain-containing protein, with protein MGSQSVKAIESLRERKEFLYHLLNDVKALEMMLDAEVFEKGIRRIGAEQELCLVDKNYRPSCNSLEILKKINDPHFTTELALFNMEINLDPLELSGQCFSKIEKELNELISVADKIASQVDNTKIILTGILPTLRKRDMIFKNITPYPRYKVLNKILKSIRGDDFLLRIKGVDELIINHKSILFEACNTSFQIHLQIPQDELVDKYNWAQTIAGPVLSITANSPLLLGRELWSETRIALFQQSVDLRNRSYLLREQKPRVSFGSNWIKDSVIELYQDDIVRYTPLLTTTKEMKEDAIAQLKNGKIPKLEAIHIHNGTIYRWNRLCYGETNGVPHMRIENRYIPSGPTVKDEVANALFWVGLMQGIPEKYKNLHDFLPFNEVKGNFINAARTGINTYFNWFGKGISARRLILTELIPIAREGLLKSKIDQKDIDYYLNIIQKRAETRYTGSQWIRHSNRILKKKMTKDIANATLTAHLYKNQKEGKPVHDWKLAKDNHVLDLDIGMTKLEKFMTTEVFVVNENDLVELVAKIMDWRNIHHIPVVNDNNRLTGLITKKNIQEIFGQDTNVIIAKDIMVKEVITVDSETSIEKANSIMIENNIGCLPIVELEDLVGILTKNDLNKILSS; from the coding sequence ATGGGTTCTCAGTCTGTTAAAGCAATTGAAAGTTTAAGAGAGCGTAAGGAGTTTTTATATCATTTGCTCAATGATGTAAAGGCTTTGGAAATGATGCTGGACGCGGAAGTTTTTGAAAAGGGTATACGGCGAATTGGGGCCGAACAAGAACTTTGTCTTGTTGATAAAAACTACAGACCATCGTGCAATTCCTTAGAAATTCTGAAAAAGATCAACGATCCCCATTTTACAACTGAGCTTGCCTTGTTCAATATGGAGATCAATCTGGACCCCTTAGAACTTTCAGGACAGTGCTTTTCGAAAATTGAGAAAGAGTTAAATGAATTGATTTCCGTTGCAGATAAAATCGCTTCTCAAGTTGACAATACGAAAATCATTCTTACGGGTATTCTTCCTACCTTGAGAAAACGCGATATGATTTTCAAGAATATTACACCTTATCCAAGGTACAAGGTATTGAATAAGATTTTGAAAAGTATCAGAGGAGATGATTTTCTATTAAGGATAAAGGGCGTCGATGAATTGATCATTAATCATAAATCAATTTTGTTTGAGGCATGTAATACAAGTTTTCAGATACATTTACAGATTCCTCAGGATGAACTGGTTGATAAATACAACTGGGCGCAAACCATAGCGGGTCCTGTGTTGTCGATTACAGCAAATTCACCATTGTTGCTGGGGCGTGAACTATGGAGTGAAACCAGAATTGCTCTGTTTCAACAAAGTGTTGACTTAAGAAACCGTTCGTATCTGCTAAGGGAGCAAAAACCTAGGGTTTCTTTCGGAAGTAATTGGATAAAGGATTCGGTGATAGAGTTATATCAGGATGATATCGTCAGATATACTCCCTTGCTTACGACGACCAAAGAAATGAAAGAGGATGCGATTGCTCAACTGAAAAATGGAAAAATACCTAAACTGGAAGCGATCCATATTCATAATGGCACTATTTACAGATGGAATCGATTATGTTACGGAGAAACCAATGGGGTTCCCCATATGAGAATTGAAAACAGGTATATTCCTTCAGGGCCTACGGTAAAAGATGAAGTCGCTAACGCATTATTCTGGGTCGGTCTGATGCAGGGGATTCCCGAAAAATATAAAAATTTACACGATTTTCTTCCATTTAATGAGGTTAAGGGTAACTTTATAAATGCTGCCAGAACAGGCATCAACACTTATTTTAATTGGTTTGGTAAAGGTATTTCTGCGAGAAGATTGATTCTTACAGAGTTAATTCCAATTGCAAGAGAAGGGCTTCTCAAATCAAAAATTGATCAGAAAGATATCGATTACTATCTCAATATTATTCAAAAGCGAGCTGAAACGAGATATACCGGTTCTCAGTGGATAAGACACAGCAATCGTATTCTTAAGAAAAAAATGACAAAGGATATTGCCAATGCTACCTTAACCGCCCATTTATATAAAAACCAGAAAGAAGGAAAACCTGTTCATGACTGGAAGCTGGCTAAAGACAATCACGTTCTGGATCTCGATATTGGTATGACTAAATTGGAAAAATTCATGACAACAGAGGTGTTCGTAGTTAATGAGAATGACCTCGTTGAGCTGGTTGCAAAAATCATGGATTGGCGTAACATTCATCATATTCCTGTCGTAAACGACAACAACAGGCTAACAGGTTTGATTACCAAGAAAAATATTCAGGAGATTTTTGGTCAGGATACCAACGTAATTATAGCTAAAGATATAATGGTCAAAGAGGTGATTACCGTTGATTCAGAAACTTCTATCGAAAAAGCGAATTCGATTATGATTGAGAACAACATTGGTTGTTTGCCCATTGTAGAATTAGAGGATCTGGTTGGAATACTTACAAAAAACGATCTGAATAAAATACTGAGTTCCTGA
- the glyA gene encoding serine hydroxymethyltransferase yields the protein MSRDQIIFDLISEERERQTNGLELIASENYVSEQVMEAAGSILTNKYAEGYPGKRYYGGCEIVDQIEQIAIDRAKELFNAEYVNVQPHSGSQANTAVFQAVLKPGDQILGFDLSHGGHLTHGSPVNFSGKLYKTAFYGVDKETGVLDYDKIQEKADEVKPKLIIAGASAYSRDIDFKRFRVIADSVGAILLADISHPAGLIAKGILNDPIPHCHIVTTTTHKTLRGPRGGIIMLGKDFENPMGETTLKGKVKMMSTILNAAVFPGIQGGPLEHIIAAKAIAFGEALTDEFLNYQIQVKKNAAALAKAFVEKGYHIISGGTDNHMMLIDLRNKNITGKEAENALVKADITVNKNMVPFDDKSPFITSGIRIGSAAITTRGLIESDMQAVVDLIDEVILDFEDDSVLESVAQKVNKMMQDKPLFASSLVI from the coding sequence ATGAGCCGAGATCAAATAATTTTTGACCTGATTTCAGAGGAAAGAGAAAGACAAACAAATGGTTTAGAGTTAATAGCTTCAGAAAACTATGTGAGCGAACAGGTTATGGAAGCTGCAGGATCCATTTTAACCAATAAATATGCAGAGGGTTACCCCGGGAAAAGATACTACGGGGGATGTGAGATTGTCGATCAGATTGAACAAATTGCCATTGACAGAGCAAAGGAACTTTTCAATGCCGAATATGTCAATGTTCAGCCTCATTCGGGTTCTCAGGCAAATACAGCTGTTTTTCAGGCCGTCTTAAAGCCGGGTGATCAGATATTAGGATTTGACCTTTCACACGGAGGGCACTTGACTCATGGATCTCCGGTTAATTTTTCAGGAAAACTTTATAAGACAGCTTTTTACGGAGTAGATAAGGAAACCGGTGTTCTGGATTATGATAAAATACAGGAAAAAGCTGACGAAGTAAAACCCAAATTAATTATTGCTGGTGCTTCAGCCTATTCAAGAGATATTGATTTTAAACGTTTTAGAGTAATTGCAGATAGTGTAGGAGCCATCTTACTGGCAGACATTTCACATCCAGCCGGACTTATCGCCAAAGGAATTCTGAACGATCCTATTCCTCATTGCCATATTGTAACTACCACAACTCATAAGACCCTGAGAGGACCCAGAGGAGGTATCATCATGCTTGGAAAAGATTTTGAGAATCCAATGGGTGAGACAACCCTCAAGGGAAAGGTGAAAATGATGAGTACAATTTTGAACGCTGCGGTTTTTCCTGGAATCCAGGGCGGTCCTTTAGAGCACATCATTGCTGCCAAGGCCATAGCTTTTGGAGAGGCACTTACCGATGAATTTTTAAATTATCAGATTCAGGTAAAGAAAAATGCAGCAGCCCTTGCCAAGGCTTTTGTTGAGAAAGGTTATCATATTATCTCGGGAGGAACCGACAATCATATGATGCTCATCGATTTAAGAAATAAAAATATCACAGGAAAGGAAGCAGAAAATGCTTTGGTGAAAGCTGATATTACAGTGAACAAGAATATGGTGCCTTTTGACGATAAATCACCTTTTATCACTTCTGGAATCAGAATTGGTTCTGCAGCCATTACAACCAGAGGGCTCATAGAGTCGGACATGCAGGCCGTAGTGGATCTCATTGATGAAGTAATCCTTGATTTTGAGGATGATAGTGTTTTAGAATCTGTGGCTCAAAAGGTTAACAAAATGATGCAGGATAAGCCATTGTTCGCTTCTTCACTTGTTATATGA